The nucleotide sequence CTTCGCGTCGATCTTCGCCCGGAGCTTCACCGCCGGCGTCGCGTCATCATCCTCCGTACGCTCCGGGCGACCGATCGTCTTCCCGTTCGCCGGACTCGGGGGTGGGGACGAGCTCTGCGGCGGGGAGGGGCCGCCCACCGTGGAATGGGACGGCTGCCTCGCCCCGGGCGGCGTTTTCTGGATCTCGCGGGCCTTCTTCCTGTATTTCGCAGGGATGGCCGAGGGATCGTCGGTGAAGTGGATCACGCCGTTTTCGTCTTCCCAGCGGTAGATGTCGGCATTGGCGGGCAGGACGAGGAGCGCGGAGAAGGCGAGCATGCCCAGGAGCAGCCAGAGAGACAGGATCGCCGGTGCCGAAGGACGTTTCTTCCGCTTCATTTTCTCATAGTACAATAATAAATACTGCACGGGCAACGGAAGGGGTGGAGATTGGGCGGCGACGCGGCGGTGAAGGCGTGCATCCTCCTGTTCCTCGCCATCTTCTCGTGGCCTTTCCTCGGCGTCCTGGACCTTCCCGCGACCTTCCTCGGCGTCCCGTCGTTTCCGGCCGGGGTCTTCCTCTTCTGGGCGGTCCTCGTGTACGCCCTCTTCGCCGCCAGCCGCCGCGCGGGGGAGTAGGCGGATGCCCGGACCGCTGTTCGAGGGGAGCTTCGTCCTCGCCGTAGTGACTGGGTACCTCCTCCTGCTGTTCGGGATCGGGTACCTCGGGGAGCGGAAGTTCGACGCGCTGCGCGCCCGCGGGCTCGACCGGTACGTCTACGTTTTTTCCGCCGGGGTCTACTGCACCTCCTGGACGTTCTACGGCTGCATCGGGAACGCGGCGCAGACCGGCCCTTCTTTTCTCGCCCTCTTCATCGGCCCCTCGGTCTTCGCGCTGTCGTGGTGGACGGTGTTGCGAAAGCTGGTCAGGTTCTGCCGCACCCACAACGTGACCTCGGTCCCCGACCTCCTGAGCGTTCGGTACGGCGGGACGCCGTGGCTGGGGGCCCTCGCGACCCTCCTCCTCGTCATCGGCAGCGTGCCGTACATCTCCCTTCAGTTGCGCGCCGTCGCCATCTCCTACGACACGATCGTCGGTTCCCCGGGAGGCGGCATGGCCGCCGTTGGCCCGATGCTCCTGGTTGCCCTGTTCCTCGCTGCGTTCGCCCTCATCTTCGGCGGGCGGTACCTGGACTTCACCCGGCCGCAGGGAGGCGTTCTCACCGCGGTGGCGACCGAATCCGTGATCAAGCTCGTGCTCCTCCTCGCGGCGGGAGTGTTCGTCTGCTACGGGGTGTTCGACGGGATGGGGGAGATCTACTCCCGGGTCCTGGCCAACCCGGAATGGAAGAAACTGACGGGATTGTCGGACCCGGCGGGAAACGGATACGCCCGATGGACGGCCTATTTCGCTATCGCCGTGATCGACGTCTTCCTGCTGCCGCGCCAGTTCCACTTGTTCGTCGTGCAGAACGGCGACGAGTCCCACATCAAGACGGCGATGTGGATGTTCCCTTTGTACCTGCTCCTCATCAACCTCTTCATCATCCCGATCGCGTTCGGGGGGCTGCTCCTGGGCCTTCCCGCCGCCGCGGGCGACAAGTTCATCCTCGCCATCCCGATGCTCGCGGGGAACCGGGCGATGAGCCTCCTCGTCTTCCTCGGCGGATTTTCCGCCGCAACGGCGATGATCGTCGTCTCCTCGGTGGCGCTGGGAAAGATGGTGGCGAACAACCTGGTCATCCCGGGGATCCTGTGGGCCCGGAAGGGATTCCACGGCTACGGGTACCTGCTCGCGGCCACGCGCGCCTCGATGCTCGCCGTCATCCTCCTCGGGTACCTGTACGCACGCCTGATGTCGTACAACGCGGCGCTGATGGAGATCGGCATCATCTCCTTCGTCGCCGTCGCGCAGTTCGGCCCGGCGGTCTTCGGGGGGCTGTACTGGAAGGGGGGGACCGCCGGCGGCGCGGTCCTCGGCATCTGCGCCGGGTTCGCCGCCTGGTTCTATACGATGATCCTTCCCGCGGCGGTGAAGGCCGGCTTCCTCGATCCGGAGGTCCTCACGCATGGGCCCCTCGGCGTCGCGCTCCTTCGGCCCACGGACTTTCTGGGCGCAGGAATCGGCGACCCGGTGGGGAACGCCGTCTTCTGGAGCCTCTTCCTGAACCTGATCGGGTTCGTCGCCGGTTCCCTGCTCATCGTTCCGCGCCTCGCGCGGGTACGGGAGGAGGGCCCGCGATCCGAAGCAAAGGAGATCGGCCCGCGCAACGCAGTGCCGGACGCCGGGGCGCACTACCCGTCCCTCGAGGACATCGAGGCGGTGGTGACCCGGTACGCCGGCCGGGAGAAGGAGAGGGAAGTCGGGGAAGTGGTCCGCGAGATCCGGGAGATCAAGAGCCGGGGGGAGACCCGCGAGGCGGTCATCCGCCAGATGGAGCTGCCGGTGCGTCTCGAACGGATCCTCACCGGTTCCATCGGGGCGATCGCGGCGCGCAACGTCCTGCGGGACATGCTCCCCATCACCCTCGCCGACGCGAAGACGCTGGTCGCGTCGTTCCGGGAGATGGAAAAGGACCTGGCGACCACGCGCGAGACGGTCTCCCACAAGGAGGAGGAGATCCTCGCCCGCGAGCGGCTGCTGGCGAGCGTCGTGCACAGCATCGACGACGGGATCGTGGCGTTCGACGCGCAAGGGAGGATCACCGCGGTGAACGAGGGGTCGTGCCGCTTGTTTCGTCGGACGGAAAGCGCCATGATCGGGGGGGAGTTCCAGCTCCTCATCCGGGACACCCCGTACCGGGAGAAACAACGGATCGTCGCGCGGGCGACCTATCGGACCGGGCACTGGCGCGGAGAGGTGGACATCGTGCGCGGCGACGGCACGCACGCCCCGGGGCTCGCCTCCACCGCCCGGATCACCGACAAGGGGGGCGGCGCGGCCGGTTTCGTCGCCTCGTTCAAGGACCTGACCGAGCTGAAGGCGATGCAGAACAAGATGATCCAGAGCGAGAAGCTGGCCTCCCTCGGGCAGATGGCGGCGGGAGTCGCCCACGAGATCCGCACCCCGCTGGGGTCGATCAAGATGAGCACGCGGCTGCTCGGGGACGGGGACGGCGGCGCCGAGTCCGCGGAGGTGATCGGCACGATCCGGGAGGCGGTCTCCTCGATGGAGGTGATCGTCAACGAGCTGCTCGAGTACACCCGCGAGATCGCGCTGCACCTGGATGAATACGACCTCGTCAAGATCACCCGCTCGGCGATCTTCGGTCTGGAGGAAGAGGCCGGACGCAAGGGCGTCTCCGTGACCGTATCGTCGCCCCCGGGCCCGTGCACGGCCCTGGTCGACGGGGTCCGTGTGAAGCAGGTGCTGACGAACGTCGTGAAAAACGCGGTCGAAGCGGCCCCGGACCGGGACGGCAAGGTGCTCGTCACGCTTTCGGAGCGGGACGGCGGCGTCCGGATCACGGTGGCGGACAACGGCCCCGGGATGACCGGCGAGGAGCTGGGGAAAGTCTTCCAGCCGTTCTACACGAACAAGGCGCAGGGGGTGGGGCTGGGGATGCCGATCGTGAAGCGTCTCGTGGAAATGCACGGCGGCGAGGTGCGGATCGACTCCGGCAGCGGGAGGGGGACGACGGTCTCCGTGGACCTGCCGCGGTATCCGTTCGCCGGCACGGGAGGGGGGCAATGAAGCGGAAAATCCTCCTGGTGGATGACGAGGAGATCTTCCTCCGCCCCCTCTCGCGCACGATCGTCGCCGCCGGGTTTCTCGTGGACACGGCGGGAACTGCCACCGAGGCGCGGGAGAAACTGAAAAACGGCGAGTTCGACCTCGTCATCAGCGACGTCCGGATGCCGGGGATGGACGGGATCGCCTTCACCCGCGCGTTGCGGGAGGAGTTCGGCGACCTCCCCGTGATCCTGATGACCGCCTACGGCAGCATCCGGACCGCCGTCGACGCGATGAAGGCCGGGGCGCAGGATTACCTGCTCAAGCCGTTCGAACCGGACGAGATCCTCCTCCACATCCATCGGATCCTTGAGATCCAGGACCTGCGGGCCGCGGACCGGTTCCGGACGGCGCGCAACCAGGAGACGTTCGACCTGCGCAAGACGCTCGTCTTCGAGAGCCCGGTGATGAGGCGGCTCCAGCGGGAGATGACGGGCGTCCTGCCGCTGGACACCACGATTCTCCTGACCGGCGAGACGGGGACGGGGAAGCAGCTGATCGCCCGGGCGATCCACTACAACGGTCCCCGGCGCGACGGGCCGCTGATCGAGGTCAACTGCGCCGCCATCCCCGAAACGCTCTTCGAGACGGAGCTGTTCGGCCACGCCCGCGGGGCGTTCACAGGCGCCGTCACCGACCGGAAGGGGATGTTCCAGCTCGCCCACGGGGGCACGCTCTTCCTCGACGAGATCGGCGAGATGCCGCTGTCGCTGCAGCCGAAGCTGCTCACGGCGATCCAGGAGAAGAAGTTCCTCCGCGTCGGGGGAACCCGGCAGATCGACGTCGACGTCCGGATCATCGCCGCCACGAACAAGTCCCTCGAGGAGGAGGTCGCCGCGGGTCGCTTCCGAAAGGACCTCTTCTTCCGTCTCTCGGTCTTCCCGATCCGCGTCCCCCCGTTGCGGGAACGACCCGAAGACCTCCCGGTCCTCGCGGACTTCTTCCTTCGACGATTCGCCCGCAAATGCGGGAAGGAGATCGGTCCACTGTCGGAGGACGACATTGCCGCGCTCCGGGCGTACGATTGGCCGGGGAACGTGAGGGAACTCGAGAATTTCATCGAGCGCGCCGTCATCCGGGCGGGGGGGGATCGGGCCGAAATTGCGTCGACGCTGGGGCAATCGACCCAGGAGCCTGCCGATGAGGGGGATTTGGCTCCCTTCCATCCGGATCTTCCGTTCCGCGACGCGAAGGAGCGCGTGGTGTCGGCGTTCGAAAAGCGGTACATCGAGGAAATCCTGCGGCGTGCCGAGGGGAAGCTGACCGAAGCCGCCCGCATCGCCGGGATGGACAACAAGAACTTTTCCGAGAAGATGAAGCGGTACGGCGTCACCCTCGACGCGTTTAAAACGTACCCCCCTGCCTGATTTCAATTACGTAATCAATCTTTCCAAGTTGCCAGAATCTGTCGAATTATCTTCCTCCAGTAATAGTTACTGATTATAAATAAGTCTTATATATCAAACTGTTTCATCCACCAAGACTGTGTTTCCTTTCGCCCAACCCCACGGCACGCAAGTTGATATGTATCTGCGTGACGTACCTGAAGTAAGAATTCGAAGAGGCAGGCGCGGGGGAGGGAATACTGATGAAGCGGAACGCTGCGACGTGCATGCTCCTTGGAGGATTCGCGGTGGCCCTTCTTCTTGCCGGGTGCGGTGGCGGCGGTGGCGGTTCCACGGTGGGGGAGGCGCCGGGCGTCCCCCCTGCAGGCCCTGTCACGGTCCTGACCTGGGATCCCCCTGCAACCTTCTCTGACAATGAACCCGTGGATCCGTATCGGGATATCGACCATTACGAGGTCTACGCCCGTGAAGATGCAAATTTCGCCAATTCCGATCTTCCGGTGATGGTCATCCCCGCTATGACCAGCGTCGATTCCACCCGTGCGCCGTCTACTGGTGCCATTAAAAAAGGGAGGAAACCGAATTCGGAGTTCATCCTGGAAAACCTGAATCCGTACATCTCCAATGTGAAACGACAATACGTGTCCCTGAAAGCGGTGGGGGTCGATGGGCAGAAGTCCGCATTCATGCCCCCGGTCGCCTGGGACAGGACGTAAGGTGAGAGCGTTCATCATTAAGAAATCCCGCGCGGTCCTACTTGCCTGTCTCGCATCGGCTCTGGCGCTGCCCGGTCTGTCGAATGCGGAAACCCGGACCCTCACCTGGAATGCCGTTTCTACATACAGTGACGGCACTCCGATCGAGTCGAACGTGTACATCACGTACAACATGTATTGGTCCTCGGACGCGGGGTTGAGCCCCGGTTCGCTCAACCCCTTGGTATCGTCCGCGGTCCAAACCACGTACACCTTCGACCCGGATCTTGTCGGGATGCCTCGCGGCACGACGTTCTATCTCACGGGAGAGACGGTACTGAGCACGGGGGAGAAGTCATTGCTCACCCCAGCGATTTCGAGCACCCTTCCAAACTTGAGCGAACTGTTCATCGGCTGCCCGTCTTCGCTGAACGAAGGTGAGACCGGTGTATGCACCGCGACGGCGTTGTGGAGCGACGGGTCGATGACACCTGTATTGCCTGCGTGGAGCGGTGGGTCCCCGTATGCCTCGATCGGCGCGGACGGCGTGCTGACCGCGGGGACGGTGACGGGAGACCAGTCGGCGATAGTGACGGCGGGCTACACGAACGCGGGAGTGACGCGGACGACAACCGCTACCGTGATGATCGTTGATCTTTCCGTCGTCACGATCATGGCGCCGAAAAACGTCAACGTGTCCGGTCCACTGGCGGACTCTCCCTCGCTGCCGATCCGCCTCGCCTGGGATCCCGTGGCGACCTACACCGACGGGACGCCGATCCCCTCGGGCGCCATTGTCGATTACTCGGCGTACTGGACCTCCGATTCCACCCTTTCCGAGAGCAGTCTGATACCGCTGGCTTCCACGACCCCCTCCCTTTCCGTGTACTTCGATCCGACCACGCAAGGAATGAAGCGCAACCAGCGCGTGTACTTCACGACCCGGGCGATGGACTCCACAGGGAAGAAATCCCACCTGTCCGCGTCCGTTCCGTGGAAGGTATCCAACTCCGGACTATCTTCTCCAAATAACGGCAGGATCAAAAAGAATTGAATCAGGAGGGTCCATCAAGAAGAAATAGCAATATGCGGCAATAATACCAAACACCAAACCCCTGTTTTGGCGAACATGCCAAATCGCGAGTGAACTTTCCTGCACTTTTCACCGTCCCCCAAAGAATGACAAACGTAACTAATTGAATATACGATTTATTCATTCGCATCGATTTATCAAAACATCGGTTTGCGGTTGGCACGGGGTTTGCCATATAGTATGAAATTACCGCTCATGGAGCCCTTATGCCGCTGCTTCGGATCGACGACATCAACCTCTCCTTCGGAGGGGTGAAGGCGATCAACGGGGTCTCGATCAACGTGGAGAAGGGGAGCATCCACGCGATCATCGGACCCAACGGCGCCGGGAAGACCTCGATCTTCAACTGCATCTCGAGCGTCTACAAGCCGCAGCGCGGCGCGGTCTACTTCGAGGACCGCAAGGTCACCGGGATGAAGCCGGACCAGGTGACCCACCTGGGCATCGCCCGCACCTTCCAGAACATCGCCCTCTTCCACCACATGACCGTCCTCGACAACCTGATGCTGGGCCGCCACCAGTTCATGAAGCGCGGGATCCTGACGGGCGGCATCTTCCTCGGGCCGGCCCGGACAGAGGAGATCGAGAACCGGAAGGCGGTCGAGGACATCATCGACTTCCTCGAGATCGAAAACATCCGGAAGAAACCGGTGGGGACGCTGGCCTACGGACTCCGCAAGAGGGTCGAGCTCGGCCGGGCGCTGGCGCTCAAGCCGAAGCTCCTGCTCCTCGACGAACCGATGGCCGGGATGAACCTCGAGGAGAAGGAAGACATGGCCCGCTTCATCATCGACATCAACGAGGAGTGGGGCGTCACGATCCTGCTGATCGAGCACGACCTCGGCGTCGTGATGGACATCAGCCACCGGGTGAGCGTCCTCGATTTCGGCGTGAAGATCTCGGAAGGGGAGCCGACGGAGGTCGCCAACGACCCGCGCGTCATCAAGGCGTACATCGGAGAGGATGACAGCTTCCTGCGGGAAATGGAGGCGCGCTGACCGGATGAAAGAGATCCTCAAGACCCACGGCACATTCCCGAAGCTCCTCGTCCGCAACGCGGAGGTTTTCGGCGACCGCAAGATCGCGATGCGAGAAAAGGAGTTCGGCATCTGGCAGGAGTTCAGCTGGAAGGAGTACCACGACCACGTCAAGTACTTCTCCCTCGGCATGGTTTCTCTCGGCCTCCAGGCCGGGGACAAGGTCGCCATCATCGGCGACAACCGGCCCGAGTGGGTGTGGGGCGAGGTGGCGGCGCAGGCGGCCGGCGCGGTCCCGCTGGGGCTGTACCAGGACTCGACGCTCAAGGAAGTGTCGTACATCATCGATCACTCCGACGCCTCCTTCGTGCTCGCCGAGGACCAGGAACAGGTCGACAAGATCCTCGACATGAAGGAGCAGCTCCCCAAGGTCCGCTACATCATCTACAGCGACCCGCGCGGGATGCGGGGGTACAAGCAGCCGTTCCTCCTCGATTTCAAGGAGGTCGAGAACTTCGGGCGGGAGCTCGAGCAGCGCGAACCGGGGCTCTTCGCGGAGAACGTCGCCAAGACAAAATACGAGGACCTCGCGTTCATCTGCTACACCTCCGGGACCACCGGCTTCCCCAAGGGGGCGATGCTGTCGTTCCGCAATTTCTTAAGCATGGCGGCGAACCTGATGGAGGTCGACAACAAGTACGAAAAGGACGAGTTCGTTTCCTTCCTGCCGCTGGCCTGGATCGGCGAGCAGATGATGTGCCTCTCCAGCGCCTTGCTCACCGGGTTCACGGTGAACTTCCCCGAGAAGCCCGAAACGGTGCAGGAGAACATCCGGGAGATCGGCCCCACCATCATGTTCTCTCCGCCCCGGATCTGGGAGAACATGACCTCCACGGTCCAGGTGAAGGTGATGGACGCTTCCGCGCTGAAGCGCTGGATGTACAACTGGGCGTTGCCCGTGGGATACGCGTACTCCGACGCCGTCTTTCGGAAGGAGGCGATCCCGCCGCTCCTGCGCCTGAAGCAGAAGCTGTCCTACGCGCTCGTCTTCCGAGCGCTGAAAGACCGGCTGGGACTGCTGCGCATCCGGTCGGCCTCGACCGGCGGGGCGGCGCTGGGCCCCGACGTCTTCAAGTTCTTCAACGCCATGGGCGTGAACCTCAAGCAGATCTACGGCCAGACGGAGATCTCCGGCATCTCGTGCATCCACCGCGAAGGCGACATCAACTTCGACTCGGTCGGCAAGCCGATCCCCGAGACCGAGATCAAGCTCTCCGACTCCGGCGAGATCCTGTCGCGCTCCCCGTCCGTTTTCCTCGGCTACTACAAGAACCCGGAGGAGACGGAAAAGACGTTGAGCGAAGGCTGGCTCCATTCGGGCGACGCGGGGTACTTCACCAAGGACGGCCACCTGGTCGTGATCGACCGCGTGAAGGACGTGATGCACCTGAACGACGCCACCCGATTCTCGCCGCAGTTCATCGAGAACAAGCTGAAGTTCTCCCCCTACATCAAGGAGTGCGTCTGTCTCGGGAACCAGCGCGACTTCATCGCGTCGATGATCTGCATCGACTATCCCAACGTTGGGAAATGGGCCGAGAGCCGCCGCCTCTCCTACACAACGTACACGGACCTCGCCGCGAAGCCGGAGGTGCTCGAACTCCTTGCGAAGGAGGTCGAAAAGGTGAACTCGACCCTCCCGGAGACGACGCGGGTGAAAAGGTTCGTCCCGCTCTACAAGGAGCTCGACGCGGACGACGACGAGCTGACCCGGACGCGCAAGGTGCGCCGGGCGTTCGTCGGGGAACGGTACAAGCACGTGATCGAGGCGATGTACGCAGGGGAAAACGCCATCCCGATCGACGCGACGATCAAGTACCAGGACGGCAAGACGTCGCGGATCAGGACGACGCTCACCATCCGGAACCTGTAGGGAGAGGACCCGCATGACGACGCAATACCTGTTGCAGCTCGTGATCAGCGGCCTGGTGGTCGGGAGCATCTACTCGGCGGTCGCGCTCGGGTTCGTCATCATCTACAAGGCCACCCGGGTGGTGAACTTCGCACAGGGGGAGCTCCTCATGGTGGGGGCGTACGTCTGCTACGCATTCCTCGTCCAGATGCACGTCCCCTTCGGAGTCGCTCTCCTGCTCACGATCCTCTTCTCGATGGTTCTCGCGATGACCATCGAGCGGCTGATCCTGCGGCCCATGATCGGCGAGCCGATCATCTCCATCATCATGGTGACGATAGGATTGTCCCTGGTGCTGCGGTCGGCGGTGTCGGTGGTCTGGGGGACGGACATCCTGGTGTACGAGCCGAAGCTCTTTCCGCAGGCCATGCTCATGGTGCTGGGGGTCCCCGTCTCCCTCGAGTTCGTCTGGTGTTTCGTGCTGTCGATTTTCCTTCTGGTGGTCTTCTCCATCTTCTTCAAATACTCGAAGGCGGGCGTCGCGATGCGGGCCACCGCCTTCAACCAGCAGGTTGCCCAGTCGATGGGGATCTCGGTCAAGAAAATCTTCGCCCTTTCGTGGATCATCTCCGCGGTGGTCTCCGGGATCGGCGGGGTCCTCATCGGGAACATCAACGGGATCAACAACACCCTCTATCATTTCGGCCTGAAAGTTTTCCCCGCGACCATCCTCGGCGGGCTCGACTCGATCCTCGGCGCGGCGCTGGGGGGGGTGATCATCGGGGTGCTCGAGAACCTCTTCGACGGGGCCTGCAGCACCTACTTCGACCTTGCCGGCGTGAAGGAGGTCGCCCCGTACGTCATCCTGGTCGTCATCCTTATGATCAAGCCGTACGGGCTGTTCGGCACGAAAGAGATCGAGCGGGTCTAAAGGACCGGCCGGAACGGAAAAAGGAGATCCACGAGATGCAGTATTGCGGCGACTTCAGGACCACCTACGAAAAGGACGTCAAGATCTTCGAGACGCCCTTCGTCAAGATCTGCATGGGGTTCCTGGGCGTCGCCCTCCTCGCGCTGCCGTTCCTGGTAAAGGGGGAGTACCTCTGGATCCTGATGCAGATCGTCATCGCGGTGATCGGCGCGGTGGGGCTCAATATCCTCACCGGGTTCACGGGTCAGATCTCCCTCGGCCAGGGGGCGTTCCTCGGCGTGGGGGCGTACACTTCCGCGTTCATCACCGCGAAGATGGGGCTGCCGTTCTGGGTCGGCGTTCCCGCGGCGGGATGCGTCACCGCCCTGGCGGGCATGATCTTCGGCATCCCTTCGCTGCGTCTGAAAGGTCTCTACCTCGCCATCGCGACGCTTGCCTCCCAGTTCATCCTCGAATGGGTCTTCCTGCGGTGGGAGCCGGTGACCGGGGGGAGCTACGGCATCGTGGTCCCGAGGCCCTCCCTCGGCGGGTATGTCTTCGACTCCGACCGCTCGTACTTCTACATCGTCCTGGTCATCGCGGCGGTGATGGTCCTGTTCGCGACCAACCTGATGCGGACCCGCACGGGACGCGCCTTCATGGCGGTCCGGGACCACTACATCTCGGCGGAGATCATGGGGATCAACATCTTCAAGTACCGGATCCTCTCCTTTGCCGTGTCGTCGTTCTACGCCGGGGTGGCGGGCGCGCTCTACGGGCATTCGCTGCGCTTCGTCTCCTCCGAGCAGTTCGGCATCAGCGTCTCGATCGTGTACCTCGCGATGATCATCATCGGGGGGCTTGGGAGCATCCTCGGGTCGATCTACGGCGCGGTCTTCATGATTCTGCTGCCGAAGCTGCTAACAGTGGTGACGACCCAGCTCGGAACGAGCTTCCCCGGGATCGCGGAAGTGGCCATCGCGCTGGAGCAGGGGGTCTTCGGCGGGATCATCGTCCTGTTCCTCATCTTCGAACCTGACGGACTGGCGCACCGCTGGAAGATGATCAAGGCATACTGGAAGTTGTACCCGTTTTCCTACTGAAAATGAAAAGGAAAGGAGGACGCGCTCGGGAACGGAGAATAGGATTCGGCGTGTCGAAGGCGGAGGGCAACGCGGCAACCAATCACGGGATCAGGGAGGGGAAAGCAAAGATGAAGAAGATGATGAAGATCGCTTCGATGGTCGCAGCGCTGGGGATGGTTCTGTCGGGTGTCGCATTTTCCGCGGAATCGATCAAGGTCGGGCAGCTGGCCGATCTGACCGGGCCTACCGGGGATGTCGGCAAGCCGTACGCCGAAGGAGTGCAGGCCTACAAGGAGTACGTCAACGCCCATGGCGGGATCAACGGCAAGAAGATCGACATGCAGATGTTCGACTACGCCTACAACAAGGACAAGGCGATCAACCAGTACAAGAAATACAAGGAAGACAAGGTCGTCGCGATCGAGGGATGGGGCACGGGCGACACCGAGGCCCTCACCGGCTTCGTCTCCGCCGACAAGATTCCCTACATTTCCGCGTCCTACTCGGCGCACCTGACCGACCCGAAGAAGGCGCCCTACAACTTCTTCGCCGCCGCCGACTACACCACCGCCCTGCGGGCGGGTCTGCAGTATCTCAAGGAAAGCTGGAAGGAGAAGCGGGCCCCCAAGATCGTCTTTATCTACCCGAACGTTCCGTACGGCATCTCACCGATCAAGGGCGGCAGGGAGTACGCCAAGGAACTGGGATTCGATGTGCTGAGCGACGAGAACGTCGACCTCAAGGCGATCGAGGCGAATTCCCAACTCCTCTCCGTGAAAAACAAGGGCGCCGATTTTGCCTGGATCGGCGGGACGACCAACTCGACGGCGGTCATCCTGAAGGACGCCAAGAAGCTGGGCCTTAAGACGAAGTTTTTCAGCAACATCTGGGGGATCGACGAGTCGACCCCGAAGCTGGCGGGCGGCGCGGAGGAAGGCGCGCTCGTGATGGCCGGATCGGTCCGGTACGGGGACAATGTCCCCGGAATGAAGCTTCTCACGTCGGTGCAGAAGACCCCGCAGGTGACGCACTACATCCGCGGATGGGTATCGATGATGGTCCTTGTCGAAGCGCTGAAGCGTGCCGACAAGGCCACCGGCGGCAAGATCACCGGTCCGGCGGTGAAGGATGCCCTGGAAACCTTCCGGGACTTCGATACGGGGGGGCTCGCCCCTGGGAAGATCACCTACACGGCGACCGATCACCGTCCCTTTATGTCGGTAAACATCATGGAGTTCCAGAAAGGGAAGCTCGTGATCAAGAAGACCGTGACGCTTCCGCGCAAGGCGGAGTGGCTGGGCCTCTGAGAGGGTAACGCGTTTGCGGACGGGGGGCGTTCGCCCCCCGTCCGGTTTCTTCCAATCCAAGGCGGGCGGGAACCGATGCTCAAGGTGAACAACATCGAGGTGATCTACTCGGACGTGATCCTCGTCCTCA is from Candidatus Deferrimicrobium sp. and encodes:
- a CDS encoding ABC transporter ATP-binding protein, with protein sequence MPLLRIDDINLSFGGVKAINGVSINVEKGSIHAIIGPNGAGKTSIFNCISSVYKPQRGAVYFEDRKVTGMKPDQVTHLGIARTFQNIALFHHMTVLDNLMLGRHQFMKRGILTGGIFLGPARTEEIENRKAVEDIIDFLEIENIRKKPVGTLAYGLRKRVELGRALALKPKLLLLDEPMAGMNLEEKEDMARFIIDINEEWGVTILLIEHDLGVVMDISHRVSVLDFGVKISEGEPTEVANDPRVIKAYIGEDDSFLREMEAR
- a CDS encoding DUF4124 domain-containing protein, whose amino-acid sequence is MKRKKRPSAPAILSLWLLLGMLAFSALLVLPANADIYRWEDENGVIHFTDDPSAIPAKYRKKAREIQKTPPGARQPSHSTVGGPSPPQSSSPPPSPANGKTIGRPERTEDDDATPAVKLRAKIDAK
- a CDS encoding sigma-54 dependent transcriptional regulator, whose amino-acid sequence is MKRKILLVDDEEIFLRPLSRTIVAAGFLVDTAGTATEAREKLKNGEFDLVISDVRMPGMDGIAFTRALREEFGDLPVILMTAYGSIRTAVDAMKAGAQDYLLKPFEPDEILLHIHRILEIQDLRAADRFRTARNQETFDLRKTLVFESPVMRRLQREMTGVLPLDTTILLTGETGTGKQLIARAIHYNGPRRDGPLIEVNCAAIPETLFETELFGHARGAFTGAVTDRKGMFQLAHGGTLFLDEIGEMPLSLQPKLLTAIQEKKFLRVGGTRQIDVDVRIIAATNKSLEEEVAAGRFRKDLFFRLSVFPIRVPPLRERPEDLPVLADFFLRRFARKCGKEIGPLSEDDIAALRAYDWPGNVRELENFIERAVIRAGGDRAEIASTLGQSTQEPADEGDLAPFHPDLPFRDAKERVVSAFEKRYIEEILRRAEGKLTEAARIAGMDNKNFSEKMKRYGVTLDAFKTYPPA
- a CDS encoding AMP-binding protein, which translates into the protein MKEILKTHGTFPKLLVRNAEVFGDRKIAMREKEFGIWQEFSWKEYHDHVKYFSLGMVSLGLQAGDKVAIIGDNRPEWVWGEVAAQAAGAVPLGLYQDSTLKEVSYIIDHSDASFVLAEDQEQVDKILDMKEQLPKVRYIIYSDPRGMRGYKQPFLLDFKEVENFGRELEQREPGLFAENVAKTKYEDLAFICYTSGTTGFPKGAMLSFRNFLSMAANLMEVDNKYEKDEFVSFLPLAWIGEQMMCLSSALLTGFTVNFPEKPETVQENIREIGPTIMFSPPRIWENMTSTVQVKVMDASALKRWMYNWALPVGYAYSDAVFRKEAIPPLLRLKQKLSYALVFRALKDRLGLLRIRSASTGGAALGPDVFKFFNAMGVNLKQIYGQTEISGISCIHREGDINFDSVGKPIPETEIKLSDSGEILSRSPSVFLGYYKNPEETEKTLSEGWLHSGDAGYFTKDGHLVVIDRVKDVMHLNDATRFSPQFIENKLKFSPYIKECVCLGNQRDFIASMICIDYPNVGKWAESRRLSYTTYTDLAAKPEVLELLAKEVEKVNSTLPETTRVKRFVPLYKELDADDDELTRTRKVRRAFVGERYKHVIEAMYAGENAIPIDATIKYQDGKTSRIRTTLTIRNL
- a CDS encoding sensor histidine kinase, encoding MPGPLFEGSFVLAVVTGYLLLLFGIGYLGERKFDALRARGLDRYVYVFSAGVYCTSWTFYGCIGNAAQTGPSFLALFIGPSVFALSWWTVLRKLVRFCRTHNVTSVPDLLSVRYGGTPWLGALATLLLVIGSVPYISLQLRAVAISYDTIVGSPGGGMAAVGPMLLVALFLAAFALIFGGRYLDFTRPQGGVLTAVATESVIKLVLLLAAGVFVCYGVFDGMGEIYSRVLANPEWKKLTGLSDPAGNGYARWTAYFAIAVIDVFLLPRQFHLFVVQNGDESHIKTAMWMFPLYLLLINLFIIPIAFGGLLLGLPAAAGDKFILAIPMLAGNRAMSLLVFLGGFSAATAMIVVSSVALGKMVANNLVIPGILWARKGFHGYGYLLAATRASMLAVILLGYLYARLMSYNAALMEIGIISFVAVAQFGPAVFGGLYWKGGTAGGAVLGICAGFAAWFYTMILPAAVKAGFLDPEVLTHGPLGVALLRPTDFLGAGIGDPVGNAVFWSLFLNLIGFVAGSLLIVPRLARVREEGPRSEAKEIGPRNAVPDAGAHYPSLEDIEAVVTRYAGREKEREVGEVVREIREIKSRGETREAVIRQMELPVRLERILTGSIGAIAARNVLRDMLPITLADAKTLVASFREMEKDLATTRETVSHKEEEILARERLLASVVHSIDDGIVAFDAQGRITAVNEGSCRLFRRTESAMIGGEFQLLIRDTPYREKQRIVARATYRTGHWRGEVDIVRGDGTHAPGLASTARITDKGGGAAGFVASFKDLTELKAMQNKMIQSEKLASLGQMAAGVAHEIRTPLGSIKMSTRLLGDGDGGAESAEVIGTIREAVSSMEVIVNELLEYTREIALHLDEYDLVKITRSAIFGLEEEAGRKGVSVTVSSPPGPCTALVDGVRVKQVLTNVVKNAVEAAPDRDGKVLVTLSERDGGVRITVADNGPGMTGEELGKVFQPFYTNKAQGVGLGMPIVKRLVEMHGGEVRIDSGSGRGTTVSVDLPRYPFAGTGGGQ